The following are from one region of the Actinomyces sp. oral taxon 897 genome:
- the mihF gene encoding integration host factor, actinobacterial type, producing MALPTLTPEQRTDALAKAAAARARRAEVKAALKGGSMRLSAFLEQADQEEVLGKMKALALLQSLPRVGATTARTIMEEVGISESRRVRGLGAHQRAELVRRFG from the coding sequence ATGGCATTACCCACATTGACACCTGAGCAACGGACCGACGCCTTAGCCAAGGCGGCCGCGGCACGCGCACGCAGGGCGGAGGTGAAAGCGGCGCTCAAGGGGGGCTCAATGAGGCTCTCCGCCTTTCTGGAGCAGGCCGACCAGGAGGAGGTCCTGGGCAAGATGAAGGCCCTCGCCCTCCTCCAGTCCCTGCCACGTGTGGGCGCCACCACGGCCCGTACCATTATGGAGGAGGTCGGGATCTCCGAGTCCCGGCGTGTGCGCGGCTTAGGCGCCCACCAGCGTGCCGAGCTCGTCCGCCGCTTCGGCTAG
- the gmk gene encoding guanylate kinase gives MSDVPSPSRLTVIAGPTAVGKGTLVAELRRRHPDLFVSVSATTRAPRPGEVDGVDYHFVSEEEFDRLVADGQMLEWAVVHGAHRYGTPRRPVQQRLDAGRPALLEIDLDGARQVRRRMPGARLVFIAPPSWEELVSRLVGRGTESPQEQGRRLATARTELAAEGEFDQVVVNDTVSRATDELERILGLAD, from the coding sequence ATGAGCGACGTCCCCTCCCCGTCCCGTCTCACCGTCATCGCCGGCCCCACCGCGGTGGGCAAGGGCACCCTCGTGGCCGAGCTGCGGCGCCGGCACCCGGATCTGTTCGTCTCGGTCTCGGCCACCACCCGCGCCCCCCGCCCCGGTGAGGTTGACGGCGTCGACTACCACTTCGTCTCCGAGGAGGAGTTCGACCGCCTGGTCGCGGACGGGCAGATGCTGGAGTGGGCCGTGGTCCACGGCGCCCACCGCTACGGCACGCCGCGCCGCCCGGTCCAGCAGCGCCTGGACGCCGGCCGGCCCGCCCTGCTGGAGATCGACCTGGACGGGGCGCGGCAGGTACGCCGCCGCATGCCCGGTGCCCGGCTGGTCTTCATCGCCCCTCCCAGCTGGGAGGAGCTGGTCTCCCGCCTGGTCGGGCGGGGCACCGAGTCCCCGCAGGAGCAGGGGCGCCGCCTGGCCACCGCGCGCACCGAGCTGGCCGCTGAGGGGGAGTTCGACCAGGTGGTGGTCAATGACACCGTGTCGCGTGCCACCGACGAGCTGGAGCGTATCCTGGGCCTGGCGGACTAG
- the pyrF gene encoding orotidine-5'-phosphate decarboxylase, translating to MTHHTPVPGRPPRPFGARLEAAMDTHGPLCVGIDPHPSLLADWGLPDTPAGLRDFALRTIEAVGGHVAALKPQSAFFERHGAAGIAVLEEVLAAARQTGTLCVLDVKRGDIGSTMTGYAQAYLADDAPLAADAVTLSPYLGLGSLAPALEAAERTGRGAFVLALTSNPEGAGVQHARDASGQAVAAAVATGVARANAAAVAAGTLGSVGLVVGATVGDAVTRLGIDLAAVGGPLLAPGVGAQGAGATELEAVFGAARRHVLASTSRAVLSAGPHPGAIRAEATRQAARVGAVLRP from the coding sequence ATGACACACCACACGCCCGTGCCGGGGCGGCCCCCACGCCCCTTCGGGGCCCGCCTGGAGGCCGCCATGGACACCCACGGACCCCTGTGCGTGGGCATCGACCCCCACCCCTCCCTCCTGGCCGACTGGGGCCTGCCGGACACGCCCGCCGGCCTGCGGGACTTCGCCCTGCGCACCATCGAGGCGGTAGGCGGGCACGTGGCCGCGCTCAAGCCCCAGTCCGCCTTCTTCGAGCGCCACGGGGCCGCCGGCATAGCGGTCCTGGAGGAGGTCCTGGCCGCCGCGCGCCAGACCGGCACCCTGTGCGTCCTGGACGTCAAGCGCGGGGACATCGGCTCCACCATGACCGGCTACGCCCAGGCCTACCTGGCCGACGACGCCCCCCTGGCGGCCGACGCCGTCACCCTCTCGCCCTACCTGGGCCTGGGCTCCCTGGCCCCCGCCCTGGAGGCGGCGGAGCGCACCGGCCGGGGCGCCTTCGTCCTGGCCCTGACCTCCAACCCCGAGGGTGCCGGCGTCCAGCACGCCCGCGACGCCTCCGGGCAGGCGGTGGCCGCGGCCGTGGCCACCGGGGTGGCCCGGGCCAACGCCGCCGCGGTAGCCGCCGGGACACTGGGCAGCGTGGGACTGGTGGTCGGCGCCACCGTGGGCGACGCCGTCACGCGCCTGGGGATCGACCTGGCCGCCGTGGGCGGGCCGCTGCTGGCCCCGGGCGTGGGCGCCCAGGGGGCCGGCGCCACCGAGCTGGAGGCCGTCTTCGGGGCGGCCCGCCGCCACGTCCTGGCCTCGACATCCCGCGCCGTGCTGAGCGCCGGCCCCCACCCGGGGGCCATACGCGCCGAGGCCACCCGGCAGGCCGCCCGGGTGGGCGCCGTCCTGCGGCCCTGA